Proteins from a single region of Neomonachus schauinslandi chromosome 10, ASM220157v2, whole genome shotgun sequence:
- the LOC110588866 gene encoding probable ATP-dependent RNA helicase DDX43 gives MSKQEGGANASSWVVASRRNSAVSRAPERRPTEDPNRRGQEAGRGSRGGGWRNPSSLQQPVAAGLREPPLCFGLNNVWVGAVIGRGGSKIKDIQITTNTKIQIIKGHSEEAEVRIFGNKVMQAKAKTVIDNLVKKQNYNSKLRTDIIAFQPSVGRDVKTDSNVTENQPLIDWDQIREDALKWGKKMWEDLPPIKKNLYVESETTSSMSQVQVDIWRKENYNIMCDDLKEGEKRRIPNPTCKFEDAFQCYPEVMENIKKAGFQKPTPIQSQSWPIVLQGVDLIGVAQTGTGKTLSYLMPGFIHLDSQPVIRGKRSGPGMLVLTPTRELALQVEAECSKYSYKGLKSVCIYGGGDRNGQIQDLKKGVDIIIATPGRLNDLQMNNFVNLRNVTYLVLDEADKMLDTGFEPQIMKILLDVRPDRQTIMTSATWPYAVRRLAQTYLKEPMIVYVGTLDLVAVSTVKQNIIVTTEEEKRSHIQTFLESMSPEDKVVVFVSRKAVADHLSSDLILRHVSVESLHGNRQQSDRERALENFKTGKVRILIATDLASRGLDVLDITHVYNYDFPRNIEEYVHRVGRTGRAGRTGISITLLTRNDWRVAGELINILERARQSIPEDLVAMAKRYEVNKLKKEMEKKLGKPQGKPQKFYY, from the coding sequence ATGTCGAAGCAAGAAGGAGGCGCCAACGCCTCCTCATGGGTCGTTGCTTCCCGGCGAAACTCGGCGGTGTCCCGTGCTCCGGAAAGGAGGCCGACGGAGGACCCGAATCGAAGAGGTCAGGAGGCCGGTAGGGGCAGCAGAGGTGGCGGCTGGAGGAACCCCTCCAGCCTCCAGCAACCTGTGGCCGCTGGCCTCCGGGAACCGCCGCTTTGCTTTGGATTGAATAACGTGTGGGTCGGCGCTGTGATCGGTCGTGGAGGgtcaaaaataaaagacatccaaattacAACAAACAcgaaaatacagataataaaaggTCACTCAGAAGAAGCGGAGGTCAGAATCTTTGGCAACAAGGTGATGCAGGCGAAGGCCAAAACAGTGATAGATAatcttgttaaaaaacaaaattacaattcAAAACTCAGAACTGATATTATTGCATTCCAACCTTCTGTTGGAAGAGATGTAAAGACAGATAGTAATGTTACAGAGAATCAGCCATTGATTGATTGGGATCAAATTCGAGAAGATGCTttgaaatgggggaaaaaaatgtgggaAGATTTACCACCAATTAAGAAAAACCTTTACGTGGAGTCAGAAACAACAAGTTCAATGTCACAAGTGCAAGTAGACATTTGGAGGaaggaaaattataatataatgtgTGATGACTTGAAAGAAGGGGAGAAGCGTCGTATACCCAATCCTACTTGTAAATTTGAGGATGCTTTTCAGTGTTATCCTGAGGttatggaaaacattaaaaaggcaGGCTTTCAAAAGCCAACACCGATCCAGTCGCAGTCATGGCCGATAGTTTTACAAGGTGTAGATCTTATAGGAGTAGCCCAAACTGGAACCGGGAAAACACTGTCCTACTTAATGCCTGGATTTATACACTTGGATTCACAGCCTGTAATTAGAGGAAAAAGGAGTGGACCCGGCATGTTAGTCCTCACACCTACACGCGAGTTAGCACTTCAAGTGGAAGCTGAATGTTCCAAGTATTCATATAAAGGCCTcaaaagtgtgtgtatatatggcgGTGGAGATAGAAATGGACAAATACAAGATCTGAAGAAAggagtagatattattattgcAACTCCTGGAAGACTGAATGATCTACAAATGAATAACTTTGTTAACCTCAGAAATGTAACCTACTTGGTTTTAGATGAAGCCGACAAGATGCTAGATACGGGATTTGAACCCCAgataatgaagattttattagATGTGCGCCCAGACAGGCAGACTATTATGACAAGTGCAACATGGCCATATGCTGTCCGTCGACTTGCACAGACTTACTTGAAAGAGCCAATGATTGTATATGTTGGTACTTTGGATCTAGTGGCAGTAAGTACCGTGAAACAAAACATAATTGTCACCACCGAAGAAGAGAAACGCTCTCATATCCAAACTTTTCTAGAAAGCATGTCTCCCGAAGACAAAGTCGTAGTGTTTGTCAGCAGAAAAGCTGTTGCTGACCACCTATCAAGCGACCTGATTCTGCGACATGTATCAGTGGAATCCCTTCACGGTAATAGGCAGCAGAGTGACCGAGAGAGGgcattagaaaactttaaaacaggtAAAGTAAGAATATTGATTGCCACCGACTTAGCATCTCGGGGTCTTGACGTCCTTGATATCACACACGTCTATAATTATGATTTCCCCCGGAACATCGAAGAATACGTGCACAGAGTAGGGCGCACTGGAAGAGCAGGGAGAACTGGGATATCTATTACTCTTCTCACTAGAAATGactggagggttgctggagagttAATTAATATTCTGGAAAGAGCGCGACAGAGTATCCCAGAGGATCTTGTGGCAATGGCCAAGAGGTACGAGgtgaataaactgaaaaaagaaatggagaaaaaattggGGAAACCCCAAGGAAAACCCCAGAAGTTTTATTATTAA